The following are encoded in a window of Phaseolus vulgaris cultivar G19833 chromosome 3, P. vulgaris v2.0, whole genome shotgun sequence genomic DNA:
- the LOC137808131 gene encoding cationic amino acid transporter 6, chloroplastic-like, with protein sequence MSNIHTATKSMKKLSSYLHSLSQTPHRLRKRMLATWTPDQEFNQVRHRSGADMKRKLNWYDLVALGVGGMLGVGVFVTTGSVALHHSGPSVFISYIIAGISALLSSLCYTEFAVQLPVAGGAFSYLRLTFGEFSGYFAGANILLEYVFSNAAVARSFTEYLSVAFGENDPNVWRVEVHGLPKDYNMLDFPAVAVILILTLFLCHSTKESSVLNLIMTAFHVIFFGFIIIAGYCNGSAKNLVNPKGIAPFGVRGVLDGAAIVYFSYIGYDSASTMAEEVKDPFKSLPIGIVGSVLTTTLLYCLMSLSLCMMVPYNKISEKASFSIAFLRIGWSWASNLVGAGASLGIVASLLVAMLGQARYLCVIGRARLVPSWLAKVHPSTGTPLNATVFLGICTACIALFTELDIIIELISIGTLLVFYMVANALIYHRYVITGQTPSSHTLLFLFLLSLSALCFSIAWKFKQQWWGLVLFGGFMIAITAFYQHVVLNATTAQHAQQQHWSVPFMPWPPSLSIFLNVFLITTLKTLSFQRFAIWACLITIFYVLYGVHNTYEAEEIEMGGISVVGDEVNSGAHNLQSKVEIQVH encoded by the exons ATGTCCAACATCCACACTGCAACCAAAAGCATGAAAAAGTTGTCGAGTTATTTGCATTCCCTATCCCAAACCCCTCACAGGCTCAGAAAAAGAATGCTAGCCACATGGACCCCAGACCAGGAATTCAACCAAGTGAGGCACAGATCTGGGGCTGACATGAAGAGGAAGCTCAACTGGTATGATCTGGTTGCTCTTGGTGTTGGAGGAATGCTTGGTGTTGGTGTCTTTGTCACAACTGGCTCCGTTGCCCTTCACCACTCTGGTCCTTCAGTCTTCATTTCCTATATCATAGCAGGAATTTCAGCCCTTCTCTCCTCCTTGTGTTACACTGAATTTGCTGTACAACTCCCAGTTGCAGGAGGAGCTTTCAGTTATTTGAGATTAACATTTG GGGAATTCTCGGGATATTTTGCTGGGGCAAATATACTACTGGAGTATGTGTTCTCAAATGCTGCCGTAGCAAGGAGCTTTACAGAATATTTGAGCGTTGCGTTTGGAGAAAATGATCCAAATGTGTGGAGAGTGGAAGTCCATGGCTTGCCCAAGGATTATAACATGTTGGATTTTCCAGCTGTGGCTGTCATTCTTATTCTCACTCTCTTTTTGTGTCATAG TACAAAGGAAAGCTCCGTGTTGAACCTCATCATGACAGCCTTCCATGTGATTTTCTTTGGATTCATTATAATCGCTGGTTATTGCAATGGAAGTGCCAAAAACTTGGTTAATCCAAAAGGTATAGCCCCTTTTGGTGTTAGAGGTGTTCTTGATGGAGCAGCAATAGTCTACTTCAGTTATATAGGCTATGACTCCGCTTCAACCATGGCTGAGGAGGTCAAAGACCCTTTTAAGAGCCTACCCATTGGAATTGTGGGTTCAGTTCTTACAACCACTTTGCTCTATTGCTTAATGTCTCTGTCTTTGTGCATGATGGTTCCATACAACAAG ATATCCGAGAAAGCATCATTTTCAATAGCTTTTCTCAGAATTGGCTGGAGTTGGGCGAGCAATCTAGTAGGGGCAGGTGCAAGTTTGGGCATAGTGGCTTCTCTCTTGGTTGCCATGCTAGGCCAAGCAAGATACCTTTGTGTTATTGGAAGGGCAAGGTTGGTTCCATCTTGGTTAGCCAAAGTACACCCTTCAACAGGCACACCATTGAATGCGACGGTCTTTTTGG GAATTTGCACAGCATGTATTGCACTGTTCACGGAGCTTGACATTATAATTGAGTTGATAAGCATCGGCACGCTGTTGGTGTTCTACATGGTAGCCAATGCTCTTATATACCATCGATATGTAATCACTGGACAAACTCCATCTTCGCACACTCTTTTGTTCCTTTTTCTCCTTTCCCTAAGTGCACTATGCTTCTCCATTGCGTGGAAATTCAAGCAGCAATGGTGGGGTCTTGTACTTTTTGGTGGGTTTATGATCGCCATCACTGCCTTCTATCAACACGTGGTGCTTAATGCTACCACTGCCCAACATGCTCAACAGCAACATTGGTCCGTGCCATTCATGCCATGGCCACCCTCCTTGTCCATCTTTCTTAACGTTTTCCTCATAACCACGCTCAAAACCCTCTCTTTCCAACGCTTTGCCATATGGGCATGTCTCATCACCATCTTCTATGTGCTCTATGGCGTTCACAACACTTATGAGGCAGAGGAGATTGAGATGGGTGGTATAAGTGTTGTTGGTGATGAAGTGAATTCAGGTGCACACAACTTGCAAAGCAAGGTGGAAATTCAAGTGCATTAG